The Papaver somniferum cultivar HN1 unplaced genomic scaffold, ASM357369v1 unplaced-scaffold_11, whole genome shotgun sequence region CTTGCATATTTGGCATTGGAAGTGTCTTTACTCTTTAGTGGTGGAGAGTTCAGATTCAgtttaattcaaacaacacagtAAATATCATCTCGTGCTTTGGAAAAGTCCattgaaaacaaaaatacatCTTGGTTCTTTTGTTCTATAAAAAAAAGAACCAACCCATTCATCCGTTCTAAATCGTAAACtgaaaaataatactccctccgttctcttTTAATAGgctagtttctataaataaaaatttcaaaagaataggccagtttctaattgggaaagtcaaatgttattttaatttttgagaccacttttctcttaacttcgacaagtgtcatgtggaccacttcactttaattcttttgctaacaagtgtcatggggaccatttcatgtcacttcttttattgacaagtgtcatgaggaccactttcaatgattaattatcttaatttccttaaatttcgctaaaaacaaaactggcctattaaaaaagaactgaGGGAGTAATAGACAGTTCTAATCGACTTAAGCATACCAAGTTACTAACCAACATTACATTAAAAGAAGGCACCATACCTTTGTTTTTATAGTGGTATAAGCATTGTATCTTCTGATTACCAGCAAATGGAGTCGAGACTTATACTAATTGAGGTAACtgacactcttcatcactttAATTAACTCCTTTTTTTAGCACCTGAATACTGTTTGCCTTACTGAATGTCCGTCTTCTCGACCCCATCAGCCATACAACAATTAAAGCAAGAAAACCATATCCTATCTAAACAGTTCCTGAAACCGAGAATTTAACTATCAGTTTCACATTTCACTTGGTTGGTAGTTTCCCTAGCGCCTTGGACTTGGTTAGTTGCCTTAACAACTTGGTCCTGGTTAGTTTATTTGGAAGAATTCTTAATACCCTTTTGGGAATACCCCATATTTGCTGCAGCTGGAAGACCTATCAAATCAACACCAAGCCTGATCGAAGCGTAAGCATCTAAACAAGCATATtcaaccttcttttttttttgatcgaaagGAGAAAGATATTATTAGAAAAGAGAATTTACAAACGAAGCTACAAGGAGTAGCAGAATAAAAAAACAACAGACAAAATCAAAACTACATAAAACAGTAGCAGAGAACATGAAACTGCTACGAAAAGATGGCATCCCAATTGTCACCTGCAGAGACAATAATATGGCCAAAAACTGAAGCCCAAGAAATAATCAGAGATTTGGCTTCAATAATGAGATCAATATCTGTTTTGAAAGTGTGTGAACTCTCAAAAGTTCGAGCATTCCTTTCTCCCCAAATAACCCACACCACAGCTGCTGGTATCAAGTTCCAATACAATGAATTACTACTTTGATTCAGCTGCTGCCAACCTTGAACCAAGTCCAAAAAAGAGTTCGGTATTATCCAACACCATCCTGTAGGAATTAGATTTAACCATAACTTATAAGTCACTTTGCAGTGAAGCAACAAATGACCAGAAGTTTCTATAGCATCTCCGCACATGATGCATTCTTGATCCAAAGTCATTCCTTTCCGAAGCAACAGGTCTTTAGTGTTGAGCTTTCCATGTACAGcgcaccaaacaaaaaaaaagactttAGGAGGAATGATTGAATTCCAGACAAACTTGGGAGGAAAATCACTTACGCTAACTAGTTTGACTAGCTCATAGTAAAGGGTCTTGacagaaaaaactccattattcCCTAAGCTCCATCTTCTTGTATCAGGCATGTTATTTAGAGGTGGAGGTGAGGAACCAATTCTGAGAAGTAGCGATGCAAATTGAGTAACCTCTTTATCTAGTAATCTCCTATTGAAATCAAAGACCCAATTACCATTGTCAATATGAGATATGACTGAAGAAAATTTATCCTTTGCCAATCTAAAAAGATTTGGGAAAGAaaatttaagagaatcaacaccATTCCACCTATCAAACCAGAAATACACTTTTATACCCGAATGTATAGTGAATTTAGAACAAGTATTAATCAGAGAACTTGTTTCTACAATGATTTTCCAACAAGATATCCCACTTGGATTAAAAACTTTACCAGGTAACCAATGAGAAGACATTGCACCATGTTTTTCAGAAATAATCCTACACCAAAGTCGTTCTTTTTCAACTCCAAATCTCCAGACCCATTTTGCTAAAAGCGCAATATTCATTTGTTTGAGATTTAAGACTCACAGACCTCCTCTACTTTTGTCGGACATCACCAAATTCCAGTTAATCAAATGAGATGTATTTGAACTTCCCCATAAGaaatttctcattttcttttctaGTTGGTTAATCACAGATGCCGGTGCTTTAAAAAGAGAGAAGTAATAAAGAGGAAGTGATGAAAGAATAGTTTTCAACATTCTAAGTTTACCTCCCTTAGAAACTGAAATCTTATTCCATTGAGAAAGTCTGACATCAACTTTCGCAAGTACTACATCCCAAATGGCTTTTGAATTTGCCTTAGCTCTAAGTGGCAAACCCAAATAAATGAAAGGAAACTTGTCTGTCATGCATCCAAGCTCTTCAGCCCAAGAATGTAAATCAGGACAAACACCAATTGGTACAAGTCTTGTTTTTGCTGTATTAATCTTTAAACCTGCAACCATTTCAAAACACTTCAAAGAATAAAACAGATTGTGAAGTTCATCTTTTGAGTTTCTGAGAAAGAATATTGTGCCATCTTCATAGTGTAGATGATTAATCACAATTCCATTAGGCACATTTGAAAAACCACTGAAATGACCCATTGCAGCTGCTTTGTCTATGTATCTAGAAAAGCCTTCCATTGCAATATTGAATAACAGAGGGAACAAAGGGTTTCCCTGCCTTACTCCTTTAGAGCTGTTGAAGTGACCAAAAGAAGAACCATTAATAATAACGGAAAAAGAAGCAGTAGAATAACAAAACCTCATCCATTTGCACCATTTTTGACAAAAACTCATCTTCTTCAACATGTTTTCTAAGAAGGCCCAATTTACCCTGTCAAATGCCTTTTCCAAATCGATCTTACAAATTAAACCAGAATTACCTGAGCTGAGTCTAGAATCTACCATCTCATTGGCAATTAAAGTACCATCTATGATTTGTCTTCCTTGGATATAAGAACACTGGACAGGAGATATGATTTTATCCATCACCAGACACAATCTAGAAGCAAGCACttttgaaataattttgtaaACACTAGTGAGAAGACAGATTGGCCTACAGTCCTTGACTGTTTCAATAAAATCTCTCTTAGGAACCAAAGATATAAAAGTTGAGTTGTGTCTTGTATCAATACTCCCATTTGAAAAAAATTCATGCACTACTACCATGAAATATTGCTTCAAGAAATTCCAACATTTTAAGAAGAACATTATGGGTTATCCATCTGGTCCTGGCGCTTTGTCATGACCCAATTCTTTTATAGctgaaaagatttcatcttcaGTCATTGTAGCTTCTAGAATTGCAACTTCTtcattattgatttgattaaacTGAATGCCTTCAAGTTCAGGTCTAATGATCATTTCCTCAGAAAATAAAGACTGATAGAAAGAAACTATATGATCCTGCAAAATTGATTTATCAGAAACCAAGACACCATTTATATATAAGGATTAAGtggaaaaatgccccaaaatggaccataaggttgtgaaaatgccccggacgttaggcaaaagattaaaatgccccaaaatctTATCAAAATACCCCAATCCGTTACTTTTGCCGTTAGAGATGGTTAAATGGTCAAAAGTCCATGCACGTGGTTCGCACGTGTGATAAGATGACATTTATACCCTTATGACAAATTAGCTGACATGCAGCTAACTGTTTTGGCTTATGCCAATTTGCCCATCGTGTACTAAATAGGTGAGATTTAGACACGTGTCGACTCTATAAAATGGACGGTCGCAGATGAAGGGGTATGTTTTACGGaaattgtagtttttttttttcaaatgaccAGCGTGTCTTATTGGGTTGTTTTTGGATAATGGCTGCTTGCTCAAGGGTGAAAATGAAAACAGTAAGGTCTGTCATTAAACATAAACTTGCTACTAGTATGTCCGCCATCAAATTCATAAATAAAAAACTGTTAACACTCTTAAACATAAACTGGGTTCAAAGAAGTGGCAGCTATGAGCAATTGTGGTGCCTTTGTGTAAGAACTCTCAAAACTTCCATTCCTCGCTGCTAGCACCAATTTCTATGTACACACAAATCAAAAATTAGCATTTCACTCATATCATAAGTTatcaaataaacaaacaaaagggAACCAAAACAAGCATCAGAATTATACCCTTTGCATTATTAGCAACCCATTTTGGTATGTCAGTTTGCAACTGAGGTCTAATGATCTTCTTAGCTATATTATCTGCCTTGTCCACTAGTGAACTAACATCAGTTATCCGGAAATTCCATGAAAGATTCTCCATTTGTACCAGCTTTACAACCAAAACAATACAAGTCCCTAAACCGGAGACCTATATCAGTTATCCGGAAATTCCTATCCTCACTACCCATTCTGAAACATTTaacaaaaatgaaacaataatCAGTTATAACAATATAATGGTTAACACACCACACCACAATGAACCAATAAAAAAACAACTGAATCATGAAAATAAGCTAGCTGGATCTTGTATTTTGTTTATTACTATTCCATTCTGCAATAGCATAAGATATAGGCTATAATTCTACTAGTGCACATTCTATTGGATCTTGTATTTTGTTTTTTACAGTCCTGGAACGCTGAACACCATCAATAAAGAAAGCTCACGGAGGCTGGTATTCTGATGCATATTTTCATAATGAAATCCTTTATATCAATGGTGTCTGCATTCCAATTAAAATAGAGTTTATGAAATAATTTTTTCCAAGTGAGAATGAGATTGTCTTTAAGTTCATGACCACCATATAAAGACACAGGTATTGGGATTGGCACAAAAACGGTGTCAATTGTTTCACAATTTGCTTGAATACTACTAATTGGCAACCTTAAAATAATATCTGAaataataacaattgtaaatagCATTGTGTGTGTTAAGTTGCTGATGCAACTTTTGGGCTTCATTTGTAAAGGAGGTGGCATAAGATAACGAACAACTGCCAAAGAGCAATTAAGAAACGTATAGTATTGATAAGAGTCAACCTCAAATGGTGAACTT contains the following coding sequences:
- the LOC113328545 gene encoding uncharacterized protein LOC113328545, encoding MNIALLAKWVWRFGVEKERLWCRIISEKHGAMSSHWLPGKVFNPSGISCWKIIVETSSLINTCSKFTIHSGIKVYFWFDRWNGVDSLKFSFPNLFRLAKDKFSSVISHIDNGNWVFDFNRRLLDKEVTQFASLLLRIGSSPPPLNNMPDTRRWSLGNNGVFSVKTLYYELVKLVSVSDFPPKFVWNSIIPPKVFFFVWCAVHGKLNTKDLLLRKGMTLDQECIMCGDAIETSGHLLLHCKVTYKLWLNLIPTGWCWIIPNSFLDLVQGWQQLNQSSNSLYWNLIPAAVVWVIWGERNARTFESSHTFKTDIDLIIEAKSLIISWASVFGHIIVSAGDNWDAIFS